The following are encoded together in the Streptomyces rapamycinicus NRRL 5491 genome:
- a CDS encoding TetR/AcrR family transcriptional regulator, translating into MKSGHGEETNAVRGLELLWGLGERPNRGRRPAFTLEQIVRTAVGIADAQGLAAVSMRRIAERLGCTTMSLYRYVPGKAELLDLMTDAVMGEVPPADAAPGDWRTRLELSARADWGLYHRHPWILRLPAGRPALGPHGFAWYESVLRVLTATGLPPAALVHVFDTVDAYVRGAARDALDAAAVERHSGLTDEQWWAARAHFWDAVFVPARYPMVASLRAAGALHHPRDRGFEFGLRLVLDSIGTFVRNQANGRDETPKRYETPCPQCGNPIPRPASTGRPRTYCSDACRQRAYRARRPRPA; encoded by the coding sequence ATGAAATCCGGCCATGGCGAGGAAACGAACGCCGTGCGCGGCCTGGAACTGCTCTGGGGCCTGGGCGAGCGCCCGAACCGAGGCCGGCGCCCCGCCTTCACCCTTGAGCAGATCGTGCGCACCGCCGTCGGGATCGCCGACGCACAAGGACTCGCCGCCGTGTCCATGCGCCGGATCGCCGAACGGCTCGGCTGCACCACGATGTCGCTCTACCGTTACGTGCCCGGCAAGGCCGAACTGCTCGACCTCATGACGGACGCCGTGATGGGCGAAGTCCCGCCGGCCGATGCCGCGCCGGGCGACTGGCGGACCCGGCTGGAACTGTCCGCCCGCGCCGACTGGGGCCTCTACCACCGCCACCCGTGGATCCTGCGCCTTCCGGCCGGGCGTCCCGCCCTGGGCCCCCACGGCTTCGCCTGGTACGAGTCCGTCCTGCGAGTGCTCACCGCGACCGGTCTGCCCCCGGCGGCCCTGGTCCACGTGTTCGACACGGTCGACGCCTATGTGCGTGGCGCCGCCCGCGACGCCCTCGACGCGGCCGCCGTCGAGCGCCATTCCGGCCTGACCGACGAGCAGTGGTGGGCCGCCCGCGCCCACTTCTGGGACGCCGTCTTCGTCCCGGCGCGCTATCCCATGGTGGCGAGCCTCCGCGCCGCGGGTGCCCTGCATCACCCCCGCGACCGTGGCTTCGAGTTCGGCCTCCGGCTCGTGCTGGACAGCATCGGGACGTTCGTCCGGAACCAGGCCAATGGCCGCGACGAAACACCAAAGCGTTACGAAACTCCCTGTCCGCAATGCGGCAACCCCATCCCTCGCCCCGCTTCCACCGGCCGCCCGCGTACCTACTGCTCCGACGCCTGCCGCCAACGCGCCTACCGCGCCCGCCGGCCCCGCCCGGCGTAG
- a CDS encoding CPBP family intramembrane glutamic endopeptidase, which produces MQPWKDHVIRHPLWGAVELTFAWHTVLLLFAKVILPPLAPSWYPDLGATLVNVICAAGVWLVLWRWGWLRVSGVATPGRPRRWWLAAPMLLVACSYTVAGLDGSATVVVSGLVSLLWVGVNEEMYSRGLVQQALGPLGPMRAAIAVAVLFGAGHIQNYLFFGDPLDDTLWQMLSAGFFGFTCAALRYAIGSIWPMVAVHGLDDFFQIRSPGSAPDWWQVSVYAFHLAYGLWLLRRYGAEGVHSSAETVRVGPDETPGTEARRTGPR; this is translated from the coding sequence ATGCAGCCGTGGAAAGACCACGTCATCCGTCATCCACTGTGGGGCGCGGTGGAGTTGACGTTCGCATGGCACACCGTGCTGCTGCTCTTCGCCAAGGTCATCCTGCCCCCACTGGCCCCCTCCTGGTACCCGGACCTCGGCGCCACCCTGGTCAACGTCATCTGCGCCGCGGGGGTATGGCTCGTGCTGTGGCGGTGGGGCTGGCTGCGCGTCTCCGGGGTGGCCACGCCCGGCCGTCCGCGCCGCTGGTGGCTCGCCGCGCCCATGCTGCTGGTCGCCTGCTCGTACACCGTGGCCGGCCTCGACGGCAGCGCGACCGTGGTCGTCAGCGGCCTGGTGTCGCTGCTGTGGGTCGGCGTCAACGAGGAGATGTACAGCCGGGGACTCGTCCAGCAGGCCCTCGGCCCACTCGGTCCGATGCGCGCGGCCATCGCCGTCGCCGTCCTCTTCGGAGCGGGCCACATCCAGAACTACCTGTTCTTCGGCGATCCGCTCGACGACACCCTGTGGCAGATGCTGTCCGCCGGCTTCTTCGGCTTCACCTGCGCCGCCCTGCGCTACGCGATCGGCTCGATCTGGCCGATGGTGGCCGTCCACGGACTCGACGACTTCTTCCAGATCCGCTCTCCCGGCTCGGCCCCGGACTGGTGGCAGGTGAGCGTGTACGCCTTCCACTTGGCGTACGGTCTGTGGCTGCTGCGCCGGTACGGCGCCGAAGGCGTCCACTCATCCGCCGAGACCGTCCGCGTCGGCCCCGACGAGACGCCGGGAACGGAGGCGCGGCGCACCGGACCGCGCTGA
- a CDS encoding sensor histidine kinase, which produces MTNGLDLALPAGRTWRDRAVDAGLFCAAVFLGMVVLGVVKEQGGLPGWAAELDPLLGLLACCALWWRRGFPLTVALIGLPAVALATSALPAGAVIVTNLALRLRWRRALLMLGAYMACMVPSGLLLSGAADDLWLDAAFSLAYLLAAFASGSALRSRRLLVERLRVDAERARTEEERRLADARRGERQAIAREMHDVLAHRISLLSVHAGALAYRTRQAEAGAGPALSGAEVAESAEVIRGNAHQAVEELQEVLHLLRAEDGGEPVSLLPRIADIGGLVADARATGQPVDFRTELTADAVRALRGQVHRTVYRVAQEGLTNARKHAPGTPVSVRLAGGPGGGLTVEVRNGLPAAPRADGAVPGTGAGLTGLAERVRLDGGTLDHAATDGTFTLRARLPWPAR; this is translated from the coding sequence ATGACCAACGGCCTCGACCTCGCCCTCCCGGCCGGGCGTACCTGGCGCGACCGGGCGGTGGACGCGGGGCTCTTCTGCGCGGCCGTCTTCCTCGGCATGGTCGTCCTCGGCGTGGTGAAGGAGCAGGGCGGCCTGCCGGGGTGGGCGGCGGAACTGGACCCGCTGCTGGGGCTCCTGGCCTGCTGTGCGCTGTGGTGGCGGCGTGGTTTCCCGCTCACCGTGGCGCTGATCGGACTGCCCGCGGTGGCGCTGGCGACCAGCGCCCTGCCTGCCGGTGCGGTGATCGTCACCAACCTCGCGCTCCGTCTGCGCTGGCGGCGGGCGCTGTTGATGCTCGGTGCGTACATGGCCTGCATGGTGCCCTCCGGTCTGCTGCTCTCAGGAGCGGCTGACGACCTGTGGCTCGATGCCGCGTTCTCGCTGGCCTACCTCCTGGCCGCCTTCGCCTCGGGCAGCGCCCTGCGTTCCCGGCGGCTGCTCGTCGAGCGGCTGCGCGTGGACGCCGAGCGGGCCCGGACCGAAGAGGAGCGCCGGCTCGCCGACGCCCGCCGCGGCGAACGACAGGCCATCGCCCGCGAGATGCACGACGTGCTGGCGCACCGCATCTCCCTGCTCTCCGTGCACGCGGGCGCGCTGGCCTACCGCACCCGGCAGGCGGAGGCGGGCGCCGGTCCCGCGCTGAGCGGCGCCGAGGTCGCCGAGAGCGCCGAGGTGATCCGGGGCAACGCGCACCAGGCCGTGGAGGAGTTGCAGGAGGTGCTGCACCTGCTGCGGGCGGAGGACGGCGGAGAGCCGGTGTCGCTGCTGCCACGGATCGCGGACATCGGCGGTCTGGTCGCGGACGCCCGTGCCACGGGGCAGCCGGTGGACTTCCGTACCGAGCTGACCGCCGACGCCGTCCGCGCCCTGCGGGGGCAGGTTCACCGGACCGTCTACCGCGTGGCGCAGGAGGGTCTGACCAACGCCCGCAAGCACGCGCCCGGCACGCCCGTCAGCGTACGGCTGGCCGGCGGCCCCGGCGGCGGCCTCACGGTGGAGGTCCGCAACGGACTGCCCGCCGCGCCACGCGCCGACGGGGCGGTCCCGGGCACCGGCGCCGGTCTGACCGGGCTCGCCGAACGGGTCCGGCTCGACGGCGGCACCCTCGACCACGCCGCCACCGACGGCACCTTCACGCTGCGCGCCCGGCTACCGTGGCCCGCGAGGTGA
- a CDS encoding alpha-L-rhamnosidase C-terminal domain-containing protein translates to MTRSTMVLACLAATLSGTLAAGPQNRAVALSREPVGMDPAWRQQVLHVPGAFVRPTSVTVEGDGGTVTGADGALREGGAAAILTTSAPRGARLVIDLGVLAGGYVELGVRRASGAPIRASYAEARQYLGPAGDADPDPDGFFYGGRSLGTDDDPDGRADVYAPPRGATVLRSPGLRGSQRYVAITLDGPGSLALDFVRVRQTAFPGAYDGHFLSSDPVLNRAWYASAYGLELSTARGRRTAAGRPWVVMDGPKRDRTVYAGDVQLVALAAYQQGGAYRRVLRDTINLFACQQRPDGTLPATSLIDVPCEPGDPGPPDGSPAGFEPPGAAGQVRLDSFTLLWVVSVADYLRFTGDRAFVRPLLPVARRALRFFGEHAPDADGGLFRTADYGGLPAQNWHTPDRAAGLDATTNAAYYAALRSLARLEQSVAGDRGAAAALDRRADRVRAALLSRLWDPAAGAMTLNTDDPRRDHTADANAAALAFGVLDRPRARRAIAYLDTHLSGPYGTLTTRHTGNPYMTRYISPYVMAQESLGRFRHGDGAGALGLIRTAWDHMIRKGPGTPWEEAGADGKPAVPRPGTSLAWGGHVGMAHAWSTAVPALSMHVLGVRPIADGYRRWAVEPDPIDLGWAQGDVPVPPGTLSVRWRRGAGDDSFVLTVRAPEGTAGRVAVPLLHKDRTIAVDGRIAWRNGRPSGDAGRGAHRVGDTVVFEGVRGTATFAWAG, encoded by the coding sequence ATGACTCGTTCAACCATGGTCCTCGCCTGTCTCGCCGCCACCCTCTCCGGGACTCTCGCCGCCGGACCTCAGAACCGGGCAGTGGCCCTGTCCCGGGAGCCGGTCGGCATGGATCCGGCCTGGCGACAGCAGGTGCTGCACGTCCCCGGCGCCTTCGTGCGGCCCACATCGGTGACCGTCGAGGGAGACGGTGGCACCGTCACCGGCGCAGACGGGGCGTTACGGGAGGGCGGCGCGGCGGCGATCCTCACCACGAGCGCGCCACGGGGCGCGCGGCTGGTGATCGACCTCGGCGTACTGGCCGGAGGGTACGTCGAGTTGGGGGTCCGGCGGGCGTCGGGCGCGCCGATCAGGGCGTCGTACGCGGAGGCGCGCCAGTACCTGGGCCCGGCCGGGGACGCCGATCCCGACCCCGACGGCTTCTTCTACGGGGGCCGGTCCCTGGGCACCGACGACGATCCCGACGGACGGGCGGACGTCTACGCCCCGCCGCGCGGAGCCACCGTGCTGCGCAGCCCCGGTCTGCGCGGCTCCCAGCGGTATGTCGCGATCACGCTGGACGGACCCGGTTCGCTCGCTCTGGACTTCGTACGGGTGCGGCAGACGGCCTTCCCCGGGGCGTACGACGGGCACTTCCTCTCCAGCGATCCGGTGCTCAACCGTGCCTGGTACGCGAGCGCCTACGGCCTGGAGCTGTCGACGGCCCGTGGACGCCGTACCGCCGCGGGGCGGCCGTGGGTCGTCATGGACGGCCCCAAGCGGGACCGCACGGTGTACGCGGGCGACGTCCAGCTCGTGGCCCTGGCCGCGTACCAGCAGGGCGGCGCCTACCGCCGCGTGCTGCGCGACACCATCAACCTGTTCGCCTGCCAGCAGCGGCCCGACGGCACGCTTCCGGCCACCAGCCTGATCGATGTGCCGTGCGAGCCCGGCGACCCGGGCCCGCCGGACGGGTCACCGGCCGGGTTCGAACCGCCGGGCGCGGCCGGGCAGGTCAGGCTCGACAGCTTCACCCTCCTGTGGGTCGTCAGCGTGGCCGACTACCTGCGTTTCACCGGGGACAGGGCCTTCGTACGGCCGCTCCTCCCCGTCGCCCGCCGCGCCCTGCGGTTCTTCGGCGAACACGCCCCGGACGCCGACGGCGGGCTGTTCCGGACCGCCGACTACGGCGGGCTGCCCGCCCAGAACTGGCACACCCCGGACCGGGCCGCCGGCCTCGACGCCACCACCAACGCCGCCTACTACGCGGCGCTGCGCTCGCTGGCCCGGCTCGAACAGTCCGTGGCGGGCGACCGGGGCGCCGCGGCGGCGCTCGACCGCCGGGCGGACCGGGTCCGGGCCGCGCTCCTCAGCAGGCTGTGGGATCCGGCGGCGGGGGCCATGACGCTCAACACCGACGATCCGCGCCGCGACCACACCGCCGACGCCAACGCCGCCGCCCTCGCCTTCGGGGTGCTCGACCGCCCGCGGGCCCGGCGCGCCATCGCATACCTGGACACGCACCTCAGCGGTCCGTACGGCACGCTCACCACCCGGCACACCGGCAACCCCTACATGACGCGGTACATCTCCCCGTATGTGATGGCCCAGGAGAGCCTGGGCCGGTTCCGCCACGGGGACGGCGCCGGAGCGCTCGGGCTGATCCGCACCGCATGGGACCACATGATCCGCAAGGGTCCCGGCACACCGTGGGAGGAGGCCGGTGCCGACGGGAAGCCGGCCGTGCCCCGGCCCGGCACATCACTGGCCTGGGGCGGGCACGTCGGCATGGCCCACGCCTGGAGTACCGCGGTGCCCGCGCTGTCGATGCACGTGCTCGGCGTCCGCCCGATCGCCGACGGCTACCGCAGATGGGCGGTGGAGCCCGATCCGATCGACCTGGGCTGGGCACAGGGCGACGTCCCGGTGCCGCCGGGCACGTTGTCCGTGCGGTGGCGGCGCGGGGCGGGCGATGACTCGTTCGTCCTCACCGTCCGGGCACCGGAAGGCACGGCCGGCCGGGTCGCGGTTCCCCTCCTCCACAAGGACCGCACCATCGCCGTGGACGGCCGGATCGCCTGGCGCAACGGCCGCCCGTCGGGGGACGCGGGCCGGGGCGCCCACCGGGTGGGCGATACGGTCGTCTTCGAGGGGGTGCGTGGAACCGCCACCTTCGCCTGGGCGGGGTAG
- a CDS encoding response regulator transcription factor, with the protein MIRVLLADDDPLVRTGLKMMLRGADGIEVVGEAADGAEVATAVREHAPDVVLMDIRMPVMDGLAATRELIRRGAQAPQVIVLTTFDEHGLVLEAMRAGAAGYLVKHAVPEEIVEAVRRAARGEPALSPSAARVLIRHAAGGPDDRAEHARQRLASLTEREREVAEAVAEGLSNTDIGTRLHLSLGTVKAHLSSALAKLGLDNRVQLALLTHDAHPRP; encoded by the coding sequence ATGATCCGAGTGCTGCTGGCCGACGACGACCCCCTGGTGCGGACCGGGCTGAAGATGATGCTGCGCGGGGCGGACGGTATCGAGGTCGTTGGGGAGGCGGCGGACGGCGCCGAGGTGGCCACCGCCGTCCGCGAACACGCGCCCGATGTGGTCCTGATGGACATCCGGATGCCGGTCATGGACGGCCTCGCGGCCACTCGTGAGCTCATCCGGCGCGGTGCCCAGGCCCCGCAGGTGATCGTGCTGACCACCTTCGACGAGCACGGCCTGGTGCTGGAGGCGATGCGCGCCGGTGCCGCCGGATACCTCGTCAAGCACGCCGTACCCGAGGAAATCGTCGAGGCGGTACGGCGGGCGGCCCGGGGTGAGCCCGCGCTGTCGCCGTCCGCCGCGCGTGTCCTCATCCGGCACGCGGCGGGCGGACCGGACGACCGGGCCGAACACGCCCGGCAGCGGCTGGCGTCGCTCACCGAACGCGAGCGCGAGGTGGCCGAGGCGGTCGCCGAGGGCCTGTCCAACACCGACATCGGCACCCGCCTGCACCTCTCCCTCGGCACGGTCAAGGCCCACCTCTCCAGCGCCCTGGCCAAACTGGGCCTGGACAACCGCGTCCAGCTCGCCCTCCTCACCCACGACGCCCATCCGCGGCCCTGA